A stretch of the Leptotrichia sp. oral taxon 223 genome encodes the following:
- a CDS encoding virulence-associated E family protein produces the protein MTNREIIISTAGSRRESHWKTEKLLWSEFIKRLENPTRTTETYESFMKLRKSQQDNLKDVGGFVAGELKDGKRKNTNLLSRSLITLDLDNIPSGKTAEVMEKVKALNVSHVIHPTRKHSEAAPRLRVMFLTDRDMTPDEYEPVSRKVAQRLGIEMCDPTTFEPARLMFWPSCSQDVNYKIYYAFNLDNPPVSVDGTLGLYDDWKNMSEWPQVPGAEKVTERLLKKQENPLEKSGLIGAFCKTFTIVEAVEKFIPEEYEISDDGKRMTYTQGSTFGGAIIYDDVFVYSHHATDPCGGKLCNAFDMVRLHKFFDLDEDSKQGTPTSKLPSFTEMSRLARGVKEVSAILNKERYEKAAQDFTTIDDEDTDIEWMILLAENENGKYLKTIKNIEIVLENDVNLKGKFAIDEFANRVMVTGATPWDSRNEVRQYEEVDDSGLRNYLENRYGLTGENKVNDALLLVSHKRRYNSVRNYLESVKWDGKPRVETLLRDYLGAEDSIYTREVMKVSLAAAVARAVEGGVKYDYMPIFTGKQGIGKSTFLAKLGKGWYSDSLQTFEGKEAAEMIQGTWINELGELTGFNRSETNLIKQFLSKQDDIYRKAYGRVTERYPRRCVFFGTSNDSEFLRDRTGNRRFWPVEVGIAKPRKSIWDNLDNEVDQIWAESYTNYIIGTDLFLTGEALKIAEQKQEEHKIVNVKEGIILEFLEKEVPEDWRLWDEERRAFFHSGADKSGIKLVLRDTVCAVEILVECFGMKKGYIRNSDSIEINGILENMKGWERIKHPLRYGSYGKQRGFKRIKT, from the coding sequence ATGACAAACAGGGAAATAATAATATCGACCGCTGGAAGCAGGAGAGAATCACACTGGAAAACTGAAAAGCTACTGTGGAGCGAATTTATTAAAAGACTTGAAAATCCTACAAGGACAACTGAAACATATGAAAGTTTTATGAAGCTGAGAAAATCTCAGCAGGATAATCTGAAAGATGTTGGCGGATTCGTTGCTGGAGAATTAAAAGACGGGAAGCGAAAAAACACAAATTTATTAAGCCGTTCGTTAATCACCCTGGATCTTGACAACATTCCAAGCGGGAAAACAGCTGAAGTTATGGAAAAAGTGAAAGCTTTGAATGTGTCGCATGTGATACATCCCACCCGTAAGCATTCTGAAGCTGCTCCGAGATTGAGAGTTATGTTTCTTACAGACAGGGATATGACACCTGACGAGTATGAACCCGTATCAAGAAAAGTTGCCCAGAGATTGGGGATTGAAATGTGCGACCCTACAACTTTTGAACCCGCAAGGCTTATGTTCTGGCCAAGCTGTTCGCAGGATGTGAACTATAAAATATACTACGCTTTTAACCTTGATAATCCGCCAGTATCAGTTGATGGTACACTTGGCTTGTATGATGATTGGAAAAATATGAGTGAGTGGCCACAAGTTCCCGGAGCTGAAAAAGTTACAGAAAGACTTCTTAAAAAACAGGAAAATCCATTAGAGAAAAGCGGACTGATTGGGGCTTTCTGTAAAACTTTTACCATAGTGGAAGCGGTGGAAAAATTTATTCCGGAAGAGTATGAAATTTCTGATGATGGTAAAAGAATGACTTATACTCAGGGGAGTACGTTTGGCGGGGCAATAATTTACGATGATGTTTTTGTCTATTCGCACCATGCAACAGATCCTTGTGGTGGGAAACTATGTAATGCTTTCGATATGGTAAGACTCCATAAATTTTTTGATTTAGACGAGGATTCAAAGCAAGGGACGCCTACAAGCAAGCTGCCTTCATTTACTGAAATGTCAAGACTTGCAAGGGGAGTGAAAGAAGTGTCGGCAATACTGAATAAGGAACGGTACGAAAAGGCGGCACAGGATTTTACGACAATTGATGACGAGGACACGGACATTGAGTGGATGATCCTGCTGGCAGAAAATGAGAATGGAAAGTATTTAAAGACTATAAAAAATATAGAAATTGTACTGGAGAACGACGTAAACCTTAAAGGAAAGTTTGCAATAGATGAATTTGCAAACAGGGTTATGGTTACGGGAGCCACACCATGGGACAGCAGAAATGAGGTAAGACAGTACGAGGAAGTGGATGACAGCGGTTTAAGAAACTATCTTGAAAACAGGTACGGCCTTACCGGAGAAAACAAGGTCAATGACGCACTTCTGCTAGTTTCCCATAAAAGACGATACAACAGCGTAAGGAATTACCTGGAGAGCGTTAAGTGGGACGGCAAGCCTAGAGTGGAAACGCTTCTGAGAGACTATCTCGGTGCGGAGGACAGCATTTATACAAGGGAAGTAATGAAAGTATCTTTGGCGGCTGCAGTTGCGAGAGCCGTTGAGGGCGGAGTCAAGTATGATTACATGCCAATATTTACTGGAAAGCAGGGAATCGGTAAAAGCACGTTTTTAGCAAAGCTTGGAAAAGGGTGGTATTCTGACAGCCTTCAGACTTTTGAGGGCAAGGAAGCTGCTGAAATGATTCAGGGAACATGGATTAATGAACTTGGGGAGCTTACAGGGTTTAACCGAAGCGAAACCAATTTGATAAAGCAGTTTTTAAGTAAGCAGGACGACATATACCGTAAGGCTTACGGAAGGGTTACAGAGAGATACCCTAGGCGGTGCGTGTTCTTTGGAACTTCAAACGATTCGGAGTTTCTGAGGGACAGGACAGGGAACAGAAGGTTCTGGCCGGTTGAAGTTGGGATTGCGAAGCCTAGGAAGAGCATTTGGGATAATCTAGACAATGAGGTTGATCAGATATGGGCGGAATCCTATACAAATTATATTATCGGAACAGATTTATTTTTAACTGGAGAGGCGTTAAAGATAGCGGAACAGAAGCAGGAAGAGCACAAGATAGTAAATGTTAAAGAGGGGATTATCCTTGAATTTTTGGAAAAAGAAGTACCGGAAGACTGGCGTTTATGGGATGAAGAAAGAAGAGCTTTTTTCCATTCAGGAGCAGATAAGTCAGGAATAAAGTTGGTTCTTCGTGATACAGTATGCGCAGTTGAGATATTAGTTGAGTGCTTTGGGATGAAAAAAGGGTATATAAGAAATTCGGACAGTATTGAGATTAACGGAATATTGGAAAATATGAAAGGATGGGAACGGATAAAACACCCTTTGAGATATGGGAGTTACGGGAAACAGAGAGGGTTTAAAAGGATAAAAACATAG